A genomic window from Astyanax mexicanus isolate ESR-SI-001 unplaced genomic scaffold, AstMex3_surface scaffold_37, whole genome shotgun sequence includes:
- the LOC103027792 gene encoding suppressor of tumorigenicity 7 protein homolog isoform X2: MFGTESSLSMFLNTLTPKFYVALTGTSSLISGLILIFEWWYFRKYGTSFIEQVSVSHLRPLLGGIDNSTPNNLNTSNGDADSSRQSVSECKVWRNPLNLFRGAEYNRYTWVTGREPLTYYDMNLSAQDHQTFFTCDSDHIRSADAIMQKAWRERNPQARISAAHEALEQEDSATAYILLAEEEATTIVEAEKLFKQALKVGEGCYRRSQQFQHHGSQYEAQHRRDTNVLVYIKRRLAMCSRKLGRTREAVKMMRDLMKEFPLLSMFNIHENLLESLLELQNYADVQAVLAKYDDISLPKSATICYTAALLKARAVSDKFSPEAASRRGLSTAEMNAVEAIHRAVEFNPHVPKYLLEMKSLILPPEHILKRGDSEAIAYAFFHLQHWKRVEGALNLLHCTWEGTFRMIPYPLEKGHLFYPYPICTETADRELLPMFHEVSVYPKKELPFFILFTAGLCSFTAMLALLTHQFPELMGVFAKAFLGTLFAPLNFIMEKVESILPSGLWHQLTRI, from the exons ATATTTGAGTGGTGGTACTTCAGGAAGTACGGAACTTCATTCATCGAGCAGGTGTCTGTGAGTCACCTGCGCCCTCTGCTGGGAGGAATAGATAACAGCACTCCAAACAACTTAAACACAAGTAACGGAGATGCAGACTCGAGTCGACAGAGTGTATCAG AATGTAAGGTATGGAGAAATCCTCTAAATCTATTTAGAGGAGCAGAATATAACCG ATACACGTGGGTTACCGGTAGAGAGCCTCTCACATACTATGACATGAATCTTTCAGCACAGGACCATCAGACCTTCTTCACCTGCGATTCAGACCACATCCGCTCTGCTGATGCTA TAATGCAGAAGGCATGGAGAGAGAGGAACCCACAGGCACGGATCTCTGCAGCTCATGAAGCTCTAGAGCAGGAGGA CTCGGCCACAGCGTATATCCTGTTAGCTGAAGAGGAGGCGACCACCATCGTGGAGGCAGAGAAGCTCTTTAAACAGGCTCTGAAAGTGGGGGAAGGCTGCTACCGCCGCAGCCAGCAGTTTCAGCACCACGGCTCTCAGTACGAAGCTCAGCACA GAAGGGATACAAATGTATTGGTGTACATTAAGAGGAGGCTAGCTATGTGCTCCAGAAAACTTGGAAGAACAAGAGAAGCAGTGAAAATGATGAGAGAT TTAATGAAGGAGTTCCCTCTCCTCAGTATGTTCAATATTCACGAGAACCTACTGGAGTCCCTCTTAGAGCTTCAGAACTACGCTGATGTACAAGCAGTACTTGCCAAATATGATG ACATTAGCTTACCAAAATCTGCAACGATATGCTACACAGCTGCCCTTCTTAAAGCCAGAGCAGTATCAGACAA ATTTTCTCCAGAGGCAGCGTCTCGGCGAGGCTTGAGTACTGCAGAGATGAATGCAGTGGAAGCCATTCACAGAGCAGTCGAATTCAACCCACATGTGCCCAAA TACCTCTTAGAGATGAAAAGTTTGATACTGCCTCCAGAGCACATCCTGAAGCGAGGAGACAGCGAGGCCATAGCGTACGCCTTCTTCCACCTGCAGCACTGGAAGAGAGTGGAGGGAGCGCTCAACCTGCTGCACTGCACGTGGGAGGGCA CTTTTAGAATGATTCCTTACCCTTTAGAAAAAGGGCATCTGTTTTATCCGTACCCCATCTGCACAGAGACCGCCGACAGAGAACTTCTACCAA TGTTTCATGAAGTTTCTGTGTACCCGAAGAAGGAGCTGCCTTTCTTCATTCTGTTTACAGCAGGCCTCTGCTCCTTCACCGCGATGCTCGCTCTCCTCACACACCAGTTCCCTGAGCTCATGGGAGTCTTCGCTAAGGCA TTTCTTGGGACTCTGTTTGCTCCTCTAAACTTCATCATGGAGAAAGTGGAAAGTATTCTACCGTCTGGACTCTGGCACCAGCTGACGCGCATCTGA
- the LOC103027792 gene encoding suppressor of tumorigenicity 7 protein homolog isoform X1: MFGTESSLSMFLNTLTPKFYVALTGTSSLISGLILIFEWWYFRKYGTSFIEQVSVSHLRPLLGGIDNSTPNNLNTSNGDADSSRQSVSECKVWRNPLNLFRGAEYNRYTWVTGREPLTYYDMNLSAQDHQTFFTCDSDHIRSADAIMQKAWRERNPQARISAAHEALEQEDSATAYILLAEEEATTIVEAEKLFKQALKVGEGCYRRSQQFQHHGSQYEAQHRRDTNVLVYIKRRLAMCSRKLGRTREAVKMMRDLMKEFPLLSMFNIHENLLESLLELQNYADVQAVLAKYDDISLPKSATICYTAALLKARAVSDKFSPEAASRRGLSTAEMNAVEAIHRAVEFNPHVPKYLLEMKSLILPPEHILKRGDSEAIAYAFFHLQHWKRVEGALNLLHCTWEGTFRMIPYPLEKGHLFYPYPICTETADRELLPTVFHEVSVYPKKELPFFILFTAGLCSFTAMLALLTHQFPELMGVFAKAFLGTLFAPLNFIMEKVESILPSGLWHQLTRI, translated from the exons ATATTTGAGTGGTGGTACTTCAGGAAGTACGGAACTTCATTCATCGAGCAGGTGTCTGTGAGTCACCTGCGCCCTCTGCTGGGAGGAATAGATAACAGCACTCCAAACAACTTAAACACAAGTAACGGAGATGCAGACTCGAGTCGACAGAGTGTATCAG AATGTAAGGTATGGAGAAATCCTCTAAATCTATTTAGAGGAGCAGAATATAACCG ATACACGTGGGTTACCGGTAGAGAGCCTCTCACATACTATGACATGAATCTTTCAGCACAGGACCATCAGACCTTCTTCACCTGCGATTCAGACCACATCCGCTCTGCTGATGCTA TAATGCAGAAGGCATGGAGAGAGAGGAACCCACAGGCACGGATCTCTGCAGCTCATGAAGCTCTAGAGCAGGAGGA CTCGGCCACAGCGTATATCCTGTTAGCTGAAGAGGAGGCGACCACCATCGTGGAGGCAGAGAAGCTCTTTAAACAGGCTCTGAAAGTGGGGGAAGGCTGCTACCGCCGCAGCCAGCAGTTTCAGCACCACGGCTCTCAGTACGAAGCTCAGCACA GAAGGGATACAAATGTATTGGTGTACATTAAGAGGAGGCTAGCTATGTGCTCCAGAAAACTTGGAAGAACAAGAGAAGCAGTGAAAATGATGAGAGAT TTAATGAAGGAGTTCCCTCTCCTCAGTATGTTCAATATTCACGAGAACCTACTGGAGTCCCTCTTAGAGCTTCAGAACTACGCTGATGTACAAGCAGTACTTGCCAAATATGATG ACATTAGCTTACCAAAATCTGCAACGATATGCTACACAGCTGCCCTTCTTAAAGCCAGAGCAGTATCAGACAA ATTTTCTCCAGAGGCAGCGTCTCGGCGAGGCTTGAGTACTGCAGAGATGAATGCAGTGGAAGCCATTCACAGAGCAGTCGAATTCAACCCACATGTGCCCAAA TACCTCTTAGAGATGAAAAGTTTGATACTGCCTCCAGAGCACATCCTGAAGCGAGGAGACAGCGAGGCCATAGCGTACGCCTTCTTCCACCTGCAGCACTGGAAGAGAGTGGAGGGAGCGCTCAACCTGCTGCACTGCACGTGGGAGGGCA CTTTTAGAATGATTCCTTACCCTTTAGAAAAAGGGCATCTGTTTTATCCGTACCCCATCTGCACAGAGACCGCCGACAGAGAACTTCTACCAA CAGTGTTTCATGAAGTTTCTGTGTACCCGAAGAAGGAGCTGCCTTTCTTCATTCTGTTTACAGCAGGCCTCTGCTCCTTCACCGCGATGCTCGCTCTCCTCACACACCAGTTCCCTGAGCTCATGGGAGTCTTCGCTAAGGCA TTTCTTGGGACTCTGTTTGCTCCTCTAAACTTCATCATGGAGAAAGTGGAAAGTATTCTACCGTCTGGACTCTGGCACCAGCTGACGCGCATCTGA
- the LOC125793102 gene encoding LOW QUALITY PROTEIN: uncharacterized protein LOC125793102 (The sequence of the model RefSeq protein was modified relative to this genomic sequence to represent the inferred CDS: deleted 1 base in 1 codon; substituted 2 bases at 2 genomic stop codons), which produces MERRKXKRKKVEKLEEEKKKMQEERKDEKKGENERGGERNXKRKGEKRRREKRKRKKKKGKRSRRKVEKREDELRKKKMEEGRKVRRRKWKRDKKEENMEKEKRRRKKMRKRKKKRNEGRRKPGKREEEKRKKRKGKRRRRNEEKIEDEKSKEEKRKRKQWGEKGRGKRKEEEREDEKSKEEKMEGKKEEKKDMEKKEEREKEKRKQRENRRGEKEMVRKGKKGKGNRRRRKDEKSKDEKKKGVKGGGG; this is translated from the exons ATGG aaagaagaaaatgaaagagGAAAAAGGTGGAGAAATTggaagaggagaaaaagaaaatgcaagaggaaagaaaagatgagaaaaaaggagaaaatgaaagaggaggagaaagaaattAGAAAAGgaaaggagaaaagagaagaagggAGAAAA ggaagaggaaaaagaaaaaagggaagaGGAGTAGAAGAAAGGTGGAGAAAAGGGAAGATGAGTTAAGAAAGAAGAAAATGGAAGAGGGGAGAAAAGTAAGGAGGAGAAAATGGAAAAGGGATAAAaaggaggagaacatggaaaaggaaaaaaggagaagaaaaaagatgagaaaaagaaagaagaaaaggaatGAGGGGAGAAGGAAACCAGGGAAAAgggaagaggaaaaaagaaagaagaggaaagggaagaggaggagaagaaatgAGGAGAAAATAGAAGATGAGAAAAGtaaggaggaaaaaagaaag agGAAACAATGGGGAGAAAAgggaagaggaaaaagaaaggaGGAGGAAAGGGAAGATGAGAAAAGTAAGGAGGAGAAAATGGAAGggaaaaaggaggagaaaaaagatatggaaaagaaagaagaaagggaaaaGGAGAAAAGGAAACAAAGAGAAAATAGAAGGGGAGAAAAAGAAATGGTGAGAAAAGGAAAGAAGGGAAAAGGGAATAGGAGGAGAAGAAAGGATGAGAAAAGTAAGgatgagaaaaagaaaggagTAAAGGGAGGAGGGGGTTGA